A part of Periophthalmus magnuspinnatus isolate fPerMag1 chromosome 14, fPerMag1.2.pri, whole genome shotgun sequence genomic DNA contains:
- the mtus2a gene encoding microtubule-associated tumor suppressor candidate 2, protein MSVPTDYQGLRVSVERGEKISNKSNIPFPQCGDNNANEIGELEYTTSSIPPLVSQSETHEKIVIWSSEQPFEPCQEIHTFLGKSDDIYDDEEEGASLIEGPMSISSSSTASSASTGVKRNDNDSNKVEIWRSRQEHKRTASHSTEELDACVTVDRDGVRVGRTVERDRQKSKSETNVFVSSLSAISLRGSLSSALDTGGETRITLPVYKTHLYSSGTSNTTSIQTRRGSAPVDNKNSPPYHSQEKLQQYSSSSQDGGLGQRRKAGFEERVLPPRRQQLVRPMCQTEMGRARSLPESSSHQVDPGHPNQDYVGNRKFTRSSLREPSDFSHLYNSSGVLRQPSQAAQRDTLPAEKQLTSASRPTPSPRPQTQLTYRRNCSSPNRVATPPHSPLRTPQGSPRRQPSMFIIPRSVPGVVRYAPPSGSNTAVTTQGYGNSSLRAPVKTNISTTGTAKPAPNNRQSPPKDSSPSPKHAPKPKGVRPKIITYVRKNPQFKPQVADGPYQVSSLPSRLSTYSNNQSKDTPKEKPDIEGRGAPVLSASNLLYEKYKQEIQTSVCPQPGANNRGGRPNTVPPTIAPHGHSHTAPPKLGSKADNFYGTPSELGRPGSFKGSPQDDPLQSRTGPQGGGGGGGGGGSLLRSGRGLRLGLGAVTRTAPGPARTRSPAQRSATVMSQPVQPISPTEKSHDADDQVFTQNAPVPSSAEAASRSLLPKTSQSALRPPGFSSTRLPAGRLPPGRLAAFGFVRSSSVSSASSAQSGDSGLSDPIRTTHRLSVSEEPPLHRVTTGPPSVPEHQRGPPCRSLQPPSTPALPRRYLPAQPRSSPGVGRKEFQRSSEVTRSLPSSPKRLAVVPPKPQSPVPDQRPSAVVRGSAPPGSPRRVAPLKPQPQHQEETLQREKEEAQQKEREREEEERQRNEQREEVQRLQGRCEQQEIQLRALRDQLRRMSLGLEAFIITTQHYCLKNKTSEVNEKKLSQEIKSIQEEIASHSQRWERLHREKTALEVAFERELQELQLQQEAELAAVEAGLRKCHSTETEHLRAEHRSEMEELRTQQQEQVEEMTVGHQAAIQELRDMHNITMATLHEEHARTMRDLRKAHEQQKILLEEDFEKLRLSLQDQVDTLTFQNQSLRDKAKRFEEALRRSTDEQIVEALAPYQHIEQDLKSLKEVVEMKNQQIHQQEKKITDLEKVQAQKNVFLEEKIQVLQQQNEDLKARIDLNLSLSRQLSEENANLHESVEKESTEKKRLSRNNEELLWRLQTSPLMSPSSSPLHRSFSTSPLPSSPFLCSSPVTGCESPTHCHGCPQQAQYFSPSHRATTNQNYSPGPATPTHRTVANQNYSAGPATPTHRAVANQNLSPGPSTPTHRAVTNQNYSPGPATPTHRAAVNHCNPAPCLSSAQR, encoded by the exons AGCTGGAATACACCACTAGCTCTATCCCTCCTCTTGTATCTCAGAGCGAAACTCACGAGAAAATCGTCATCTGGAGCTCGGAGCAGCCGTTCGAGCCCTGCCAGGAAATACACACATTCCTAGGCAAAAGTGATGATATTtatgatgatgaagaggagggagccAGTCTGATAGAAGGCCCTATGTCCATCTCCTCGAGTTCAACTGCCAGCTCAGCCTCGACCGGAGTGAAGAGGAACGACAACGACAGCAACAAGGTGGAGatttggaggagcagacaggagcacaaaAGGACTGCCAGTCACAGCACCGAAGAACTGGATGCCTGCGTGACAGTGGACAGAGATGGAGTTAGGGTGGGCAGAACAGTGGAGAGGGACAGGCAAAAGTCCAAATCTGAAACTAATGTGTTTGTCTCTAGCTTGTCTGCGATCTCTCTCCGTGGAAGTCTGTCAAGTGCTTTGGATACTGGCGGAGAAACGCGTATAACATTGCCAGTTTACAAGACCCACCTCTATTCCTCTGGTACAAGCAACACTACCTCAATTCAGACCAGAAGAGGGTCCGCCCCAGTGGATAACAAGAACTCGCCTCCTTACCACTCTCAGGAGAAACTTCAACaatacagcagcagcagccaagATGGTGGGCTCGGACAGAGAAGAAAGGCAGGATTTGAGGAAAGGGTATTACCGCCAAGGAGACAGCAGCTTGTAAGACCAATGTGTCAAACAGAGATGGGGCGGGCTAGGAGTTTGCCCGAATCCAGTAGCCATCAAGTTGACCCAGGACATCCAAACCAGGATTACGTTGGTAACAGAAAGTTTACAAGATCGTCCCTGCGCGAGCCATCTGATTTCTCCCATCTCTATAACTCATCGGGGGTCTTAAGACAGCCCAGTCAAGCAGCCCAAAGAGACACGCTACCTGCAGAAAAACAGCTCACCAGTGCCTCAAGGCCGACCCCGAGTCCAAGACCCCAAACTCAGCTTACATACAGGAGAAACTGCTCCAGTCCTAACCGGGTGGCTACTCCTCCCCACTCCCCTCTCAGGACGCCTCAAGGATCACCCAGACGACAGCCCTCAATGTTCATCATTCCCCGAAGCGTCCCGGGAGTGGTTCGGTATGCTCCTCCTTCCGGGTCTAACACTGCTGTAACCACTCAGGGCTATGGCAACAGTAGCCTAAGAGCACCAGTCAAAACTAACATAAGCACAACTGGGACAGCCAAACCGGCTCCCAACAACAGGCAGAGTCCACCGAAAGACAGCTCACCTTCGCCAAAACACGCCCCCAAACCGAAAGGGGTTCGTCCCAAGATAATCACCTATGTCAGAAAAAATCCGCAGTTTAAGCCACAAGTTGCAGACGGGCCTTATCAAGTGTCCTCCTTGCCATCCAGACTATCAACATACTCAAACAACCAGAGTAAAGATACCCCGAAAGAAAAGCCAGATATCGAAGGCAGAGGGGCGCCAGTTCTTAGCGCATCAAATTTACTttatgaaaaatacaaacaggAGATTCAGACAAGTGTGTGCCCCCAACCAGGTGCGAACAACAGGGGAGGCAGGCCAAATACTGTCCCACCAACCATTGCACCTCATGGACACAGCCACACGGCCCCGCCCAAACTGGGGAGCAAAGCAGACAACTTCTACGGGACGCCATCTGAG TTGGGACGACCAGGAAGTTTTAAAGGCAGCCCCCAAGATGACCCGCTGCAGTCCCGGACAGGACCCCAGGGtggagggggaggtggaggaggaggcggcaGCTTGCTCCGGTCTGGCAGAGGTCTACGTCTGGGTCTGGGTGCTGTGACGAGGACTGCCCCGGGACCAGCCAGAACCCGGAGTCCCGCCCAGAGATCCGCCACTGTCATGAGCCAACCAGTCCAGCCCATCAGCCCCACCGAGAAATCCCATGATGCAG ATGATCAAgtttttacccagaatgctcctGTCCCATCATCAGCTGAGGCTGCCTCCAGGTCTTTACTGCCAAAAACATCTCAGTCCGCCCTGCGTCCTCCGGGCTTCAGCTCCACCCGTCTCCCAGCGGGACGTCTGCCTCCAGGACGCCTCGCTGCGTTTGGTTTTGTGCGCAGCTCCAgtgtctcctctgcctcctctgcccaGTCTGGGGACAGTGGGCTCAGTGACCCCATCAGGACCACACACC GTTTGAGCGTGAGTGAGGAGCCCCCTCTCCACAGAGTGACAACTGGACCTCCGTCTGTCCCGGAGCACCAGAGAGGACCTCCCTGTCGCAGCCTGCAGCCGCCCTCCACCCCTGCCCTGCCCCGACGATACCTGCCCGCCCAGCCCCGCAGCTCACCGGGAG TTGGTCGAAAAGAGTTTCAGAGGAGTTCAGAGGTCACACGCTCGCTGCCGTCTTCTCCAAAGAGACTTGCTGTAGTTCCTCCTAAGCCACAATCTCCAG TACCAGACCAGCGGCCCTCTGCAGTGGTGCGAGGGTCGGCACCACCTGGATCTCCTCGTCGTGTGGCCCCCCTCAAACCTCAGCCACAGCACCAAGAGGAAACcctacagagagagaaggaggaggcccaacagaaagagagagaaagagaggaggaggagaggcagagaaatgAACAAAGAGAAGAG GTCCAGAGGCTGCAGGGCCGATGTGAGCAGCAGGAGATACAGCTAAGAGCTCTCAGAGACCAGCTGAGGAGGATGTCCTTGGGTCTGGAGGCTTTTATCATCACCACTCAACATTACTGTCTCAAG AACAAGACATCTGAAGTGAATGAGAAGAAACTATCTCAGGAAATCAAATCCATCCAAGAGGAAATTG CGTCCCACTCGCAGCGCTGGGAGAGGCTGCATCGAGAGAAGACCGCCCTAGAAGTGGCCTTTGAGCGTGAGCTGCAGGAGCTACAGCTTCAGCAGGAGGCGGAGCTAGCAGCTGTGGAGGCGGGGCTTAGGAAGTGTCACTCAACCGAGACAGAGCACCTGAGAGCCGAGCACCGGTCCGAGATGGAGGAGCTGCGGAcccagcagcaggagcag GTGGAAGAGATGACAGTTGGTCATCAGGCTGCCATTCAGGAGCTCCGAGACATGCACaacattaccatggcaacactgcACGAGGAACATGCCCGAACAATGAGAG ACTTACGAAAAGCTCATGAGCAGCAGAAGATCCTGCTCGAGGAAGACTTTGAAAAACTGCGACTTTCTCTTCAA GATCAAGTTGATACTCTGACATTTCAAAACCAGAGTCTTAGAGACAAGGCCAAACGCTTTGAGGAGGCTCTGAGGAGAAGTACAGATGAACAAATAGTG GAGGCTTTGGCACCTTACCAACACATTGAGCAGGACCTAAAGAGTTTAAAGGAAGTAGTGGAAATGAAAAACCAGCAGATTCACCAGCAAGAGAAGAAGATCACAGACTTGGAGAAAGTG CAGGCCCAAAAGAATGTATTTCTTGAGGAGAAAATTCAGGTTCTGCAACAACAGAACGAAGATCTCAAGGCCCGAATAGATTTGAACCTGTCTTTGTccag ACAGCTGTCTGAGGAGAACGCCAACCTACACGAGTCGGTGGAGAAGGAGAGCACAGAGAAGAAGCGTTTGAGCCGTAATAATGAGGAGCTGCTGTGGCGTCTTCAGACCAGTCCCCTCATGTCCCCCTCATCCTCCCCCCTGCACCGTTCCTTCTCCACatcccccctcccttcctcaCCCTTCCTTTGCTCCTCACCTGTCACTGGCTGTGAGTCACCCACCCACTGTCATGGCTGTCCTCAGCAGGCTCAGTACTTCTCTCCATCCCACAGAGCAACAACCAATCAGAATTACTCTCCTGGCCCAGCCACACCCACTCACAGGACAGTGGCCAATCAGAATTACTCAGCTGGTCCAGCCACACCCACTCACAGAGCAGTGGCCAATCAGAATCTGTCTCCTGGTCCATCCACACCCACTCACAGGGCTGTGACCAATCAGAATTACTCACCTGGTCCAGCCACGCCCACTCACAGAGCTGCAGTGAATCACTGTAATCCAGCTCCATGCCTGAGCTCTGCACAGCGATAA
- the stoml3b gene encoding stomatin (EPB72)-like 3b: MEMEDQMESQKSRGVSKENLISEHTGSLGCCGWVLVIISGFFTCLLFPFTIWFCIKIVQEYERAVIFRLGRVTDRKAKGPGIFGILPCTDSLVKVDLRTVSFDIPPQEILTKDSVTVSVDGVVYFRVSDPIASVVNVSNADFATRLLAQTTLRNVLGTKNLAELLSDREGIAHSMQSNLDEATDDWGIKVERVEIKDVKLPIQLQRAMAAEAEASREARAKVIAAEGEMNASRALKEASLVIAESPSALQLRYLQTLNTIAAEKNSTIIFPLPIDMMSHFMKK, encoded by the exons ATGGAGATGGAGGATCAAATGGaaagccagaagagcagaggagtgaGCAAAGAAAACCTGATAT CTGAACACACAGGATCGTTGGGGTGTTGTGGCTGGGTACTTGTCATTATCTCTGGCTTTTTCACCTGCTTACTCTTTCCCTTCACCATTTGGTTTTGCATAAAG ATTGTTCAAGAATATGAACGAGCAGTGATCTTCAGGTTGGGTCGTGTCACTGACAGAAAGGCCAAAGGACCAG GCATTTTTGGCATTCTTCCATGCACTGATAGCTTGGTAAAAGTCGACTTGAGAACAGTTTCATTTGACATCCCACCACAGGAG ATCTTGACAAAGGACTCGGTAACCGTCAGTGTGGATGGGGTGGTGTACTTCCGGGTCAGTGATCCCATTGCCTCTGTGGTGAATGTGTCCAACGCAGACTTTGCCACGCGCCTCCTGGCTCAAACCACTCTCAGGAACGTCCTGGGCACCAAGAACCTGGCCGAGCTGCTGTCTGACAGAGAGGGCATCGCACATAGTATGCAG AGCAATTTGGATGAAGCCACAGACGACTGGGGGATCAAAGTGGAGCGAGTGGAGATAAAGGATGTGAAGCTACCCATTCAGCTGCAGAGAGCCATGGCTGCTGAGGCAGAGGCCTCCAGAGAGGCCCGAGCTAAG GTGATAGcagcagagggagagatgaaTGCATCGCGCGCTCTTAAAGAGGCGTCTTTGGTCATTGCTGAGTCTCCATCTGCGCTGCAGCTGCGGTATCTCCAGACTCTCAACACTATAGCTGCAGAGAAGAACTCCACCATCATCTTCCCCCTGCCCATTGATATGATGTCACACTTTATGAAGAAGTAA
- the proser1 gene encoding proline and serine-rich protein 1 isoform X2: protein MDKKSFDIVLDEIKKCVLTDQRIRAIEQVHGYFSSEQVMEILKYFSWAEPQIKAVKALQHKMVAIPTTKVANILNCFTFTKDRLVVLEHIALNISDAQNYRPVEDLFRTHLSEKKRARRILEQVCKVGCKAPVAMISSCGIIPGNPYPKGRPSLVSGTFPGVPPVKKEGEKKDDHSNNMDGKGIASRILGPFKPFPSSYNPHRPVPYPIPPCRPHATIAPSYAKPGNPQNATPGVKSGPLLIPHGSTPSTPVPPQASAAQQAPTTPITPVFPGMVPSNNPNAPSPAPAPSPSVIKGGPQTPSGHSTPGPSSVIKSHTPSSTPCGTPVPFPTASRPGTPANPRSDLHQNNSAHQKAFSQSMEHQHNFHSSHPQQGNHPGSVIRSYSSPGPGSSTPINPNCSTPGPSHKPAQAHALQSAAGALQAEQQRAALSRHTGGSSDSNSPVPSAFKGTPRSGTPSVSSLVVGSAQAALARSLGLPQSAGSPQVSLPSPVAISALQGLPSSPVPSHYPGLPSFRSLTSSIPASTDPSSLPAMPPSSNMSTHPSTTIYPGLAPSAAPSAASPFGLGLTSAPSIFPGLPPGPNPTGFPGLGVSGGPGAGSPVLSSFMGLAPTVASSVASVAPLQAAAAAAGVPSSSPVLPGFASAFSSNFQPGLSSGLQAPGGSGFPGLLSFPGVPGFSPSPSPAALSGLHNPSMQSALLQAHSTPTLDNFPPQPNSFPNYPPGPGAPFSLQPGLHPQLGWQ, encoded by the exons ATGGATAAAAAATCCTTTGACATCGTCCTAGATGAGATTAAAAAG TGTGTCCTGACGGACCAGCGCATCAGAGCCATAGAGCAGGTGCATGGATACTTCTCCAGTGAACAG GTGATGGAGATACTGAAATATTTTTCTTGGGCCGAACCTCAAATCAAAGCTGTGAAAGCACTGCAGCAT aAAATGGTGGCAATCCCCACAACCAAAGTTGCAAATATATTGAACTGCTTTACCTTCACAAAGGATAGACTGGTTGTTTTGGAGCACATTGCCCT AAATATTTCAGATGCTCAGAATTACAGACCAGTGGAAGATCTATTTCGGACACACCTGTCTGAGAAGAAGAGAGCCCGCAGGATCCTAGAGCAG GTGTGTAAGGTTGGCTGTAAAGCCCCTGTTGCCATGATCTCATCTTGTGGTATTATTCCTGGAAACCCTTACCCTAAAGGGAGACCCAGTCTCGTCTCTGGCACATTTCCT gGTGTCCCTCCAGTaaaaaaggagggagaaaagaaagaTGACCACTCTAACAATATGGATGGAAAAGGGATTGCATCACGAATTCTTGGACCATTTAAGCCG TTTCCTTCATCCTATAACCCTCATCGACCTGTGCCCTATCCTATACCACCATGCCGACCTCATGCCACCATTGCACCAA GTTATGCCAAACCAGGAAATCCACAGAACGCTACACCTGGAGTTAAAAGTGGCCCCCTCCTTATCCCTCATGGCTCGACTCCATCTACCCCTGTCCCTCCTCAGGCCTCTGCGGCTCAACAGGCTCCTACCACCCCCATCACCCCGGTGTTTCCTGGCATGGTGCCTTCAAACAACCCCAATGCTCCCTCTCCTGCACCTGCACCCTCTCCCTCGGTCATCAAAGGTGGACCACAGACTCCTAGTGGCCACAGTACTCCTGGACCCTCCTCTGTCATCAAAAGCCACACACCATCAAGCACCCCCTGTGGGACCCCAGTGCCCTTCCCCACCGCCTCCCGACCGGGCACTCCCGCCAATCCCCGCTCTGACCTCCACCAGAACAACTCCGCACACCAGAAGGCTTTCTCACAGTCTATGGAGCATCAACACAACTTCCACAGCAGTCACCCGCAACAAGGTAACCACCCCGGGTCAGTGATTCGGAGCTACTCCTCCCCTGGACCTGGATCATCGACCCCTATAAACCCAAACTGTTCCACCCCAGGTCCGAGTCACAAACCTGCCCAAGCTCATGCACTCCAAAGCGCAGCCGGAGCCCTGCAGGCAGAACAGCAGCGTGCAGCCTTGAGCAGACACACGGGGGGCAGCAGTGACAGTAACAGCCCCGTGCCCTCTGCCTTCAAAGGCACGCCACGCTCTGGCACACCCTCTGTCAGCTCACTGGTGGTGGGCTCTGCTCAGGCTGCTCTGGCTCGTTCACTAGGTCTACCACAGTCTGCTGGATCACCTCAAGTCTCACTTCCAAGTCCTGTAGCCATCTCCGCACTCCAAGGCCTACCCTCCAGCCCTGTGCCCTCTCATTACCCTGGCCTGCCATCTTTTCGGTCCCTTACTTCTTCTATTCCTGCTTCCACTGATCCATCATCTTTACCAGCAATGCCTCCCTCCTCAAACATGTCTACTCACCCTTCGACAACCATCTACCCTGGCCTTGCTCCAAGCGCTGCCCCCTCTGCGGCTTCACCTTTCGGTCTGGGTCTTACCTCTGCACCCTCAATATTCCCAGGCCTTCCTCCGGGCCCTAACCCCACTGGGTTCCCTGGGCTGGGGGTCTCAGGGGGCCCTGGTGCAGGCAGCCCTGTGCTATCCTCTTTCATGGGACTGGCGCCGACAGTGGCATCTTCAGTGGCATCTGTGGCCCCTCTGCAGGCGGCCGCTGCAGCAGCAGGAGTCCCCTCCTCATCCCCAGTGTTACCAGGCTTTGCCTCTGCATTCAGCTCCAACTTTCAGCCTGG GTTGAGCAGTGGACTCCAGGCTCCAGGGGGAAGTGGGTTCCCAGGGCTGCTATCGTTCCCTGGGGTACCAGGAttctctccctcaccctctccagCGGCCCTCAGTGGTCTTCACAATCCCAGCATGCAGTCTGCTCTTCTACAG GCTCACTCCACACCTACCTTGGACAACTTTCCTCCTCAGCCCAACAGTTTCCCCAACTACCCCCCAGGGCCTGGAGCCCCTTTTTCCCTACAGCCAGGATTGCACCCACAGCTCGGCTGGCagtga
- the proser1 gene encoding proline and serine-rich protein 1 isoform X1 produces the protein MDKKSFDIVLDEIKKCVLTDQRIRAIEQVHGYFSSEQVMEILKYFSWAEPQIKAVKALQHKMVAIPTTKVANILNCFTFTKDRLVVLEHIALNISDAQNYRPVEDLFRTHLSEKKRARRILEQVCKVGCKAPVAMISSCGIIPGNPYPKGRPSLVSGTFPGVPPVKKEGEKKDDHSNNMDGKGIASRILGPFKPFPSSYNPHRPVPYPIPPCRPHATIAPSAYNNAGLVSMGGVITANVAPPPYNSTHKMSGYAKPGNPQNATPGVKSGPLLIPHGSTPSTPVPPQASAAQQAPTTPITPVFPGMVPSNNPNAPSPAPAPSPSVIKGGPQTPSGHSTPGPSSVIKSHTPSSTPCGTPVPFPTASRPGTPANPRSDLHQNNSAHQKAFSQSMEHQHNFHSSHPQQGNHPGSVIRSYSSPGPGSSTPINPNCSTPGPSHKPAQAHALQSAAGALQAEQQRAALSRHTGGSSDSNSPVPSAFKGTPRSGTPSVSSLVVGSAQAALARSLGLPQSAGSPQVSLPSPVAISALQGLPSSPVPSHYPGLPSFRSLTSSIPASTDPSSLPAMPPSSNMSTHPSTTIYPGLAPSAAPSAASPFGLGLTSAPSIFPGLPPGPNPTGFPGLGVSGGPGAGSPVLSSFMGLAPTVASSVASVAPLQAAAAAAGVPSSSPVLPGFASAFSSNFQPGLSSGLQAPGGSGFPGLLSFPGVPGFSPSPSPAALSGLHNPSMQSALLQAHSTPTLDNFPPQPNSFPNYPPGPGAPFSLQPGLHPQLGWQ, from the exons ATGGATAAAAAATCCTTTGACATCGTCCTAGATGAGATTAAAAAG TGTGTCCTGACGGACCAGCGCATCAGAGCCATAGAGCAGGTGCATGGATACTTCTCCAGTGAACAG GTGATGGAGATACTGAAATATTTTTCTTGGGCCGAACCTCAAATCAAAGCTGTGAAAGCACTGCAGCAT aAAATGGTGGCAATCCCCACAACCAAAGTTGCAAATATATTGAACTGCTTTACCTTCACAAAGGATAGACTGGTTGTTTTGGAGCACATTGCCCT AAATATTTCAGATGCTCAGAATTACAGACCAGTGGAAGATCTATTTCGGACACACCTGTCTGAGAAGAAGAGAGCCCGCAGGATCCTAGAGCAG GTGTGTAAGGTTGGCTGTAAAGCCCCTGTTGCCATGATCTCATCTTGTGGTATTATTCCTGGAAACCCTTACCCTAAAGGGAGACCCAGTCTCGTCTCTGGCACATTTCCT gGTGTCCCTCCAGTaaaaaaggagggagaaaagaaagaTGACCACTCTAACAATATGGATGGAAAAGGGATTGCATCACGAATTCTTGGACCATTTAAGCCG TTTCCTTCATCCTATAACCCTCATCGACCTGTGCCCTATCCTATACCACCATGCCGACCTCATGCCACCATTGCACCAA GTGCGTACAACAACGCAGGCCTTGTTTCTATGGGAGGGGTTATAACAGCCAACGTAGCTCCTCCCCCCTACAACAGCACCCATAAAATGTCAG GTTATGCCAAACCAGGAAATCCACAGAACGCTACACCTGGAGTTAAAAGTGGCCCCCTCCTTATCCCTCATGGCTCGACTCCATCTACCCCTGTCCCTCCTCAGGCCTCTGCGGCTCAACAGGCTCCTACCACCCCCATCACCCCGGTGTTTCCTGGCATGGTGCCTTCAAACAACCCCAATGCTCCCTCTCCTGCACCTGCACCCTCTCCCTCGGTCATCAAAGGTGGACCACAGACTCCTAGTGGCCACAGTACTCCTGGACCCTCCTCTGTCATCAAAAGCCACACACCATCAAGCACCCCCTGTGGGACCCCAGTGCCCTTCCCCACCGCCTCCCGACCGGGCACTCCCGCCAATCCCCGCTCTGACCTCCACCAGAACAACTCCGCACACCAGAAGGCTTTCTCACAGTCTATGGAGCATCAACACAACTTCCACAGCAGTCACCCGCAACAAGGTAACCACCCCGGGTCAGTGATTCGGAGCTACTCCTCCCCTGGACCTGGATCATCGACCCCTATAAACCCAAACTGTTCCACCCCAGGTCCGAGTCACAAACCTGCCCAAGCTCATGCACTCCAAAGCGCAGCCGGAGCCCTGCAGGCAGAACAGCAGCGTGCAGCCTTGAGCAGACACACGGGGGGCAGCAGTGACAGTAACAGCCCCGTGCCCTCTGCCTTCAAAGGCACGCCACGCTCTGGCACACCCTCTGTCAGCTCACTGGTGGTGGGCTCTGCTCAGGCTGCTCTGGCTCGTTCACTAGGTCTACCACAGTCTGCTGGATCACCTCAAGTCTCACTTCCAAGTCCTGTAGCCATCTCCGCACTCCAAGGCCTACCCTCCAGCCCTGTGCCCTCTCATTACCCTGGCCTGCCATCTTTTCGGTCCCTTACTTCTTCTATTCCTGCTTCCACTGATCCATCATCTTTACCAGCAATGCCTCCCTCCTCAAACATGTCTACTCACCCTTCGACAACCATCTACCCTGGCCTTGCTCCAAGCGCTGCCCCCTCTGCGGCTTCACCTTTCGGTCTGGGTCTTACCTCTGCACCCTCAATATTCCCAGGCCTTCCTCCGGGCCCTAACCCCACTGGGTTCCCTGGGCTGGGGGTCTCAGGGGGCCCTGGTGCAGGCAGCCCTGTGCTATCCTCTTTCATGGGACTGGCGCCGACAGTGGCATCTTCAGTGGCATCTGTGGCCCCTCTGCAGGCGGCCGCTGCAGCAGCAGGAGTCCCCTCCTCATCCCCAGTGTTACCAGGCTTTGCCTCTGCATTCAGCTCCAACTTTCAGCCTGG GTTGAGCAGTGGACTCCAGGCTCCAGGGGGAAGTGGGTTCCCAGGGCTGCTATCGTTCCCTGGGGTACCAGGAttctctccctcaccctctccagCGGCCCTCAGTGGTCTTCACAATCCCAGCATGCAGTCTGCTCTTCTACAG GCTCACTCCACACCTACCTTGGACAACTTTCCTCCTCAGCCCAACAGTTTCCCCAACTACCCCCCAGGGCCTGGAGCCCCTTTTTCCCTACAGCCAGGATTGCACCCACAGCTCGGCTGGCagtga
- the vps36 gene encoding vacuolar protein-sorting-associated protein 36 yields the protein MDRFSWANGLLEINETLVIQQRGVRLYDGDDKAKLDVGVVLLTTHRLIWRDIKNHECCISMPLSQIIFFEEQAAGIGKSAKIVIHLHPVPANKEPGPYQHSKFSYIKLSFKEHGQIEFFRRLSEEMTQRRWENTPASQPMPTGMGTQAGRTRAVGIVGIERKIEEKRKETDKTISEAFEDLSKLMVKAKEMVEVSRSIANKIKDKQGDITEDETIRFKSYLLSMGIANPVTRETHGSGTHYHMQLAKQLGDMLQAPLEERGGMMSLTEVYCLVNRARGMELLSPEDLLNACKMFESLKLPVRLRVFDSGVMVVQLQSHSEEEMIASALDNVSEKGSLTAEEFAKLLGLSVLLSKERLLLAEKMGHLCRDDSVEGLRFYPNLF from the exons ATGGATCGGTTTTCTTGGGCCAATGGACTActagaaataaatgaaacattaGTGATTCAACAGAGAGGTGTCAGGTTGTATGACGGAGACGACAAG GCTAAACTAGACGTAGGAGTTGTTTTACTTACAACGCATCGACTCATTTGGAGAGATATTAAAAACCAT GAATGTTGCATATCTATGCCACTCTCTCAGATTATATTCTTTGAGGAGCAAGCTGCAGGTATTGGCAAAAGTGCTAAAATTGTCATCCACCTGCACCCGGTACCTGCCAACAAGGAGCCAGGTCCCTACCAACACAGCAAATTCTCCTACATCAAGTTATCTTTCAAAGAACATGGACAGATTGAG TTTTTCAGGAGATTATCAGAAGAGATGACACAACGGAGATGGGAAAATACACCAGCTTCACAGCCTATGCCCACAGGAATGGGCACTCAG GCAGGAAGGACGCGTGCAGTGGGAATTGTTGGCATTGAGCGAAAGATCgaagaaaaaaggaaagagacagacaaaACCATTTCTGAG gCTTTTGAGGACCTCAGTAAACTAATGGTGAAG GCCAAAGAGATGGTGGAGGTATCCAGATCTATAGCAAATAAGATAAAAGACAAACAAGGGGATATAACCGAAGATGAG ACCATACGCTTCAAGTCCTACTTATTGAGTATGGGTATAGCAAATCCTGTGACCAGAGAAACACATGGATCGGGTACACATTACCATATGCAGCTTGCCAAGCAACTTGGAGACATGCTTCAGGCCCCACTAGAG GAGCGTGGAGGAATGATGTCACTGACAGAAGTCTATTGTCTTGTGAACCGTGCACGAGGGATGGAG CTGCTATCTCCAGAAGATTTGCTAAATGCATGCAAGATGTTTGAGTCCTTAAAGCTGCCTGTGAG GTTGCGTGTGTTTGACAGCGGTGTGATGGTGGTCCAGCTGCAGTCTCACAGTGAAGAGGAAATGATTGCCTCAGCACTGGACAAT GTGTCAGAGAAGGGTTCTTTGACAGCAGAGGAGTTTGCTAAGCTGTTGGGACTTTCTGTTCTTCTATCAAAAGAAAG GTTGCTGCTCGCTGAG